The stretch of DNA AAGCAGCAGCGTTATTAAATGAAACTCAAATTGATAATATTCTGCAAAAACAACAAAAAACAGGACAAAAATTTGGTGCGATCGCTGTAGTAGAAGGTTTTATTTCTCAACAAACTCTTGATTTTTTTTTAGAACAATTAGAACTAGCTAAACTATTAAAGCAGGAAAACTTTAATTTTTCTATTACTAATAATCCTAGAGATTATATTCCTTATATCAAAGATTATTTACTCCGAAATAAAAATTGTGAACCAACTACCTTACTAAAACTATATCGCCAAATTTGGCATCAAGGAGAAGTACTTGCCAGTGGTAGTAATGAAGAAATCGAATTAATTAATAGTGGTTTAATTGTTAGAAAAGGCAACAAAATTAAAATAGCTCAATCGGTTTATAAATCGGTTTTGAATCTTAATTGGATTGAACAAGAATTAGTTCGTTTACAACCTTATGGTCAAATTAGACTGAAATTGTTTGGACTAGAAAGTAAAGCTAGTCTTCCTTATAAAGTTTTAACTGAAGTTAATTATTGGACAAGTAAACAACCTTTTTTGACTCAGAAACTATATCAACTCATTAAGGAAAGAGAATCTTTTATTCCTAAAGGAAAAGAAACAGTAATTATTGAAGAATTAGTTCAAAATCACATTATTGAAAATTGGCAACAACAAATTGCGGGTTCTCATCTTCAAGAAATTAGCGACCGCATCTTGAACAATCAACATTGTTCTCCTGTGGCTTTACTAAAATTATATAAAAAAGTCTGGCAACAAAGAGAAGTTAGTGTCAATAATAGTCCAGAACAAAATGAATTAATTCAAATTGGATTACTTAAACAAGAACAAGGCAAAGTTACTGTAGCTAATCGGATTTATCAAACTGTTTTTAATCAGGGTTGGATTGAAAGTCAATTAGCTTTGTTAAATCCCTCTCCTACAAATAATTCAGCTATAACTATTGTCCCTAAAACTCAATCAGCTAAAACTAAGCGCGATTATTCTAAAATCAGTTTAGCTTTTTTAAGCTTGTTAGTATTAGGAAGTCTCTGTTTATTTGGATTTAATATTTTGGCAAAAAATCGCGAAGCAAAAATGTTTGAGCAAGCCAATAATTTGTTACAAAAACAAGAATATCAAAAAGCTTTAGCTATTTATAATCAAGTGCTAAAAACCAATGGCAATTATTATCAAGCTTGGACTAATCGTGGATACGCCTTAGCAGGATTAAAACAGTATGATAAAATGCTACAATCTTGCGTCTCAGCCACAGTTATTCAACCCCAAGCGGATTATGCTTGGAATTGTCAAGGAGAAGCACTTCATAACTTGAAACAATATCAACAATCTCTTGTAGCTTTTGATAAAGCGATCGCAATTAATCCGAAAGAAGCAATTTTTTTGATTAATAAAAGTGACTCTTTGAACAAATTGCAACAAGAGCAAGCAGCATTGGATACTATTAACCAAGCTATTGAAATTTTAGAAAATAGCCAGGAAAGTGTTGAAAATAGTCAAATTGCAGGAAATTTAAAAGTTGCTTTTTACTACAAAGGACAAACCTTACTCAGACAACAACAATATCAAGAAGCTTTACAAGCTTATCAACAAGCACTTCAATACGATCCTAATTATTTACCTGCTCAATGGGGCAAAGGAATAGCTCTCAAAAAACTCAAACGCTATTCTGAAGCTACAAGCGAATTTAACCAAATCTTACAAAGATTAGACTTATCGGCAACCCAAAGAGCCACAACTTGGTTTTATTTAGGTTTAAATCTTTGTGACGCGATGAATCTATCTGAAGCTATCGAAGCTTTTCAGACAGCCATTGAACTTCAGCCTAATTATGAAGCAGCCCAAACTGCCCAAGCTAGATGTCAAGCTAAATTAAACTAAAATCGCCAAAAATCCCACCAAGAACGGTCAATTTTAGTATAAATACGACTAACAGTACGAGGATTAAAAGGTTCAGCCGATTTAAATTGCTTACCTAGCAGTTCATACAAAACTTGATTAGGAGCAGTTTTGGTAGCTAAAGAAAATAAAACTTCTGCTTGAGGAGATGTACATCCTTTTCCTCTTCGCTCTACAGTGCAAACTACTGATTGCTGATCGACAACTTCACTAGTTAGATAACTAAGATGATTTTGTTGAAGTTTGTTTTGTAGGGTTTGCGCAGTATGTTGACAATTGGTTAAAGCATTCTGAGGAGCAAAGTATTGAGGCAAAAATTGCAGAATAGCAACTTCTTGTTGGGAATTGTGCGCCACTACAGTAGGAATTTGCTCTTGAGTACTACATTTAATTTCTACATTCGTAGCTTTACTAGGAACAGCAGCTAAAGCTAAACTAATCAAAGCCAGAGTAGGGGTAGCACAGAGATTAGCTAAAAGCGAGAGTTTCGCTCTCTTTGTTCGCGACCGCATCGAAACCATAACTTGTACTGCTAATTTATTTAGTTGAATTTTGTTGTCAGATCAAATTTAAAACATTTTAGTTTTTTTTGCTTCTTTAATCAAGTTATTGTCATAATAAACTTAATATTTAAAAGAATTAAAAATATAAAATTAAACAAAATTTGCTCTAATTTTAATTAGATTTTTGCTTGAATCACTCACTCAAAATAATTTATAATTTAACTCAATTAATCTCGATTAAAATCTCAACAATAATGAAATTGCTTGCCTGGCAAACTATAGTTTTTTCAAGTTTGAGTGTTAGTTTATTTCTAGCTCTTAGCCCTGCTCAAGCCCAAATTACTCCAGATAATACAGTTGATACTCAAGTAAATCAAACTAATAATGTCTGGCAAATTGACGGAGGACAAACACGAGCAGGTAATTTATTTCATAGTTTTGAAAATTTTTCTTTACCTACAAATCAAACGGCTTTTTTTAATAATTCTGCTCAGATAACCAATATTATTAGTCGAGTTACAGGTGGTGCTTTATCTTCAATCGACGGATTAATTAAAGCCAACGGTGTAGCTAATTTAATTTTGATTAATCCTAATGGAATTCAATTTGGTGCTAATGCCCGTTTAGATATCGGTGGTTCGTTTATGGGCAGTACCGCTAGTAGCGTAAAATTTGCCGATGGTACTTTTTTTAGCGCTAATGAGCTTCAAACTCCTCCCTTACTGACCGTGAGTGTACCAGTTGGGTTACAGTGGGGTCAAGGTAATGGAGCAATCAAGGTTACAGGAGAAGGACATAATTTAAGTGAAGCTTCTGTCGGATTTTCTCCTTTCATTAGAGGTGAAGTTAACGGTTTAGAAGTAAAACCAAATCAGACATTGGCACTTTTAGGCAATGGAATTACTCTAGAAGGAGGAACTTTAACTGCTGAAGGAGGAAAAATTGAATTAGGAAGTGTTGCTAACGGGTTAGTCAATTTCAATTTTAGCGACCAAGGTTTAACTTTTAGCTACGAAAATGTTGCAAATTTTGCTAATCTAGAAATGCGATCGCTAGCTTTAGTTGATACCAGTGGTACGGGTAGTGGTACGATTAATCTACAAGGAAAGAATATTTCCCTTACCGATGGCTCAGTTGCTTTAATTCTCAACGAAGGCGAACAACCTGCTGGACAATTGACGGCTGAAGCAACCGAAAGTATTACGATTAGTGGCACTAACCTTGACGGAGAGATTGGTAGTGGTTTGTACACCGAAGCTATTAGTAGTGGCAAAGGTGCAGATATTATCATTAAAACTGGGCAATTGAGCTTACAAACAGGTGGGGCAATTTTTGCTGATACTTTTAGTTCCGGAGCAGGAGGCAATGTTAGGATTGATGCCTCTAACTCAATTGCCATCAATGGCTTTTCTTCGATCAACCCTAATACTTTTAGTATTATTACCTCAACTACTTTTGGTTCGGGAGATGCAGGAGATGTAACAATTTCTACTCAAAGATTAACTGCTTTTGATGGCGGAAATCTTACTTCAACCACAGGAGGATTGCAAGGTACTGGCTCTGGTGGCAATGTTTTAGTTAATGCTAGTGAGCTAGTCGAACTAGTGGGTGTGACACCAGGAGTATTTACTCCTAGTCAAATTACCGCAGGAACAGGCGGTACAGGTAATGCAGGGACAGTTACCATCAACACCCAAAAATTGGTCTTACGAGATGGGGGCAGAATTGATGCTTCTACCTTGGCAAGTGGCAATGCCGGTAGTGTGACGGTGAATGCTTCTGATGCAATCGAAGTCAGTGGCACTGTACCTAATTCTCTTAATCCAAGTTTGATCATTTCTTCTGCTAATTTAGTAGACAAACCTCTACGAGAACTTTTGCAACTACCAGACGCACCAAGTGGCAACTCAGGAGACGTAACTCTCAATACTCCAAAATTAAATATTACAGATGGAGCGCAAGTTACTGTCAGAAATGATACGGTTGGGAATGCTGGTACTTTAAGAGTTAATGCTGATAACATTTTTTTGAGTAATCAAGGCAGTATCACCGCTACCACCAAAGATGGGATTGGGGGTAATATTGAGCTTGAGGCCAAAACAGTACAACTTAACAACGGACTGATTAATGCTTCCGTACTTGGCTCCGGAGGTGGAGGCACAATTAAGATTAAAGCATCGGAATTAGTCGATGTCTTTGGTAGTGGTAATCAAGATTTGCGAGAAAATATTATCTTTCCTATCATCCAAGGAACAGTCGATCAAATTAATCCTACCCAAGGGATAATTGCGGTTGCCAATAGCAATGGTAAGCCTGGAAGTATTAGTATTGATACCAACCGTTTTAATGTTATTAATGGAGGTTTGGTTGTTTCTTCTACTTTAGGTAGTCAGCCTGCTGGAAATATTGACATCCAAGCTAAACAAGTAGATGTGGCAACCTCACTACTGGTAGCCTCCACTTTTGGCTCTGGTAATGCTGGTAATATTACAATTGATACAGAAAAATTAAACATTAGTGATGGGGGAGAATTTCTCGTAACTACTTTCGCTTCAGGAAATGCTGGAAATCTAACTGTTCGTGCTAAAGATTCAGTCGAATTAGTTGGTCGTTCTCCTGGTGATGGTTTATTTGCTAGTGGTTTAGTTGCTTCTTCAGAAGCTCAACCAGTACCGGCAGAAGGCAATAGTGGCAATTTGTCGATTACTACTTCCCAACTAACTATTAAAGATGGTGCAACTGCTTCAATCAATTCTTTGGGTTTTGGCAATGGTGGAACACTAAAGATTAATGCTGATTCAGTTGTTTTAGAAAATCAAGGTACTTTACAGGCAACTACAACTTTTGGTCAAGGGGGTAATATTCAAATTAATGCTGATACAGTGTTAATTAATCAAGGTTTAATTAATGGTTCTACTTTTGCCCAAGGAAGAGGAGGAAATATTGAAATTAAAGCTAGTGACTCTCTGCAAATTATTGGTTCTGGCTTAGATTTCTTACAAGAAAATTTTATCTCGACCCAAAGTATAAATTTAGAATTACTTCAAAATATTGATCTGGTTACTGTTCTTCAAGGAATTCTAGCTGGTACTGCTGGAGAAGGTGATGCTGGTAATATCACCATTACAACCCAACAATTGCAACTTAATCAAGGTGGTTTAATTGGGACGGCTACTATAGGTAGTGGAAATGCTGGCTCAGTATTTATTAATACTGAATCTTTGCTCGCAGACGGTGGAATTATCTCGGCGAGTACGTTGGCGACAGGTACAAGCGGAGACGTTACAGTCAACACCAACAATCTAACTCTTAGAAACGGAGGACAGATTGTTAGTTCAACTCTTGCTAATGGAGATGCAGGCAATCTCACTATCAATGCAGATGAATTTGTAGAATTGAGTGGTAGTGCTTTCAATGGTAATTTTCCTAGTGCTTTATCAGCAGGAGGACAACCTTTAGCAACGGCGACGGGTAACGGTGGCAACTTAACCATTACGACTCCTCAATTAAAAATTGAAGATGGGGCTTTGGTTTCGGTGAGTTCGATTGGCAGTGGTAATGCTGGAACTTTATCGATTAAGGCAAATTCTCTCTTTTTAGATAATCAAAGTGCAGTTAGTGCTAGTACGGCTTCAGGAACAGGAGGCGATATTCTGCTTACCATTGCCGATGAAATTCAATTACGTAATACTAGTCTAATTTCCGCTCAAGCAGGAGGAATTGGTAATGGTGGTAATATTAGTATTGACTCTGGCGCGATCGCTTTATTAGAAAATAGTGGTATTGAAGCGGATGCTAATCAAGGCATGGGAGGCAATATTCAGCTTGACACTTTGGGACTGTTTGTTTGTCAAACTTGTCGGATCAGTGCTAGTTCTAATTTAGGAGTTGATGGCATTATCGATATTATTACTCCTGCTGGAGAAGCTAATTTAGAAATAGTCGACTTGCCTTTAGAATTTAATCAAGTCGAAGAAGTAGTTGAACTTTCTTGTCAGCCTAATAAGAATCAAATCGGCAGTCAGTTTGTTATTACTGGTAGAAACGGTTTACCACCTCGACCAAGCGATCCTCTTAGTAGTCCTGCTTTAACGGATTTCGATAATAATTACCAAGCTGATAATTTGAATCATTCACAACCAGCTAGTAACTCACCTTTACCTCCACCAGCTTTAGGATGGTACGTCAATTCTCAAGGTGTAGTTGTGCTTAGTGCCAATCCATCTGATCATAATCCTGGTTATTCGGGATTAAATTCTCCTAATTGCCAATCAGTAGGAAATTCTAAAAAAGACTATTAGCGATCGCACGAACCTTATCTTTTAATTCTACTGTTGGAGCAGATTGTTCTGCTAGTTGCAGTAAATTTTTGGCTGTGTTGCTATCTCCTTGTTGTTGACGTAAGACCGCTTTTCCAATTAAAGCGGAAAGATTATTAGATTCTTGCTGCAAAATACGGTCGTAAACTACTTCTGCTTGGGTCGGTTTGTGTTTTAATTCATAGATTTTGGCAAGATTTAGCTGCCAATTTAAATTATTTGGTTGTTTTTGAACAATTTGTTCAACTATAGGCAGCGCACCTTCTAAATTTCCTTGTTGAATATTTTGATTAGCTCGATTAACTAAACTATCAAAATCTTCTGGAGATAATTGATTAGATTGATTTGTGATTGAAGTTAATTGAGGATTTGGTCTAAACCAATTAAAAACATAAGCCAAAACAGCGCTCGCACTAAGAGAACTTACTAAAGCTAAAATTAATAAAATAACGTAATTAAAAGATTTTTTGGGAGTATATCTAGAATTAAACTCTAATTTTTGGCTATTTTCTAAATTTTGAGCTAACTGAGGACTGTTACTACCAACTAATTGTGAAGTTAACCACAACAAAGGCGCTGCCGTACCTATCGGCTGAAGAGAATAATTTCCTGCTTCTCCTTCAATTGGGATAGCAGAATAAAATCGTTTGTAGTTAACAGCCAGTTTGTCTAAGCGTTCAATTAAAGGTTGAATTTTTTCTTCAATTTGAATCTGACGAAATCCAAGCTGGTTCTGTTTTTGCAAAGCGGAGTAACTTGAATTGAATAAACCTGTTTCTACGCGAGAGGTTCGCTCTTTTAGTTCGCGGTCGCATTGAGTAAAAATTAAAGCAAAATTATATTTTAAGTTATGTTGTTTAATTACAGACGCGATCGCAATTCCTTGTTTAATAATAGGTTCTAATCGAACAAGATAATTATTATTATTAATTAATTCATAAGCATTAATAAAAAGGCAACAACTATGAGAATTCATTACTATTTGTTGAAAATCAGGATGAGATAGTTCACAAAATTCTCCTGGTAAATCCCACCAATTAAAACGACAAATATTTTGTTTGCCCCAAATATTATGACGTTGCAAAATAAAGGGAAATTGACTAATTTTTAGAGTGGGTGGTGGATAAAGACTTGTAGATTTTACATAATCAATCACTCCTTTTAAATTATCTAAAGCTTGAGTTTGGGGCGATTGTATACAAAATTTTTGTCTTTTATTTTGACGATAAGCGTTATTAATTTCTAAATAACTTCCAACTAGAAAAACTGTTTTACCCACTCCTCTTTGACCAATACTGAGTAAATTATATTCTTCTAGGTTATTTTCAGAATTTAAAGTCATTGTTAATCTTGTTTGAGCAATACTCAAATCCTAAAACTTACTAAGCAATTAGTTACTTAATTTTTGTTTTTAAACTTAATTATATTTGACCACTAAATCAGCAAGGTTTTATTACCACTGATTTAAAGTGAAATCTTTAACTGGTTTGTACTTTATCTCAAGTCCGTCAAACTGTGGTCTACAAAATAATTACTAATACTCTGATAACTTGAAAAATATTTTAACTTTTCTTTACTTTTTTAAACATTATTTGATAAATTTTAATTTAACGCAATCATTAGCAAAACTAATCCTAGGAGCAATTACCCAATGGCAAAGAATGATTATTTCCTCGAACCTGATGACGCTCAAACCTTTGGCAATATAGAGTTTATGAGAAAGAAAATTAAAGTCAAAAGAAGTTTTCCGAAAACCATCCGCAATCAAAACGGTTTTAAAATAGAAACAGAAATTTCTTCTGTTAACGATAGAACTCCCGCTTCTGACGGATATAAATCTATTCCTGATTATCTTAAACCAGAAACTAATTCCAATAACGGCATTAATCCTAGTTCTGCTCAGTCGCAAACGAATGTAAATAATGGTGCTGGATTTACCAGCCCAGAAGAACGTCGTAAAATCGATACGAATATGGATATGTTTCGGAACATGGCTCGTAGCATAAAAAAAAGATAGTTCAAATCTTTCGATTAAAAACTAATTAATTTGATTTTAGGAGGCGTTGATTCGTCATCCTAATTTTTTTATAGGTTAGGTAACGCATCGAAGGCTAACGAAGTATAGATCAAACTCTCCGATTAAGCGAGATTTAAAACCTTGCCAGTGTCATTAATTGGTAGCTATAACCAGCCTAGCCTACAACTATCAAATTATATGACCTACAATCTGAGAATTGCCGATATACCTGCTAGTGAACGTCCTCGGGAAAGATTAGTCAGTTTGGGAGTAAAAAGTTTAACTACCGCAGAATTATTAGCAATTTTACTCAGTACAGGTCAAGGTAAAGGAAAATTATCTGCCATTGGCTTAGGACAACACATCTTACAACAACTGAGTCAACATCGTCGCGATCCTTTGGATGTATTGCGAGAGGTTAATCCTCAAGAATTGATGAAAATTCCTGGAATTGGTTTAGCTAAAGCAGCTACGATTGTTGCAGCCGTAGAATTAGGTAAAAGAACTTTTCAATTTAGACCTAATCAAAGAGCCTTAATTGATAGTCCTGTTGCTGCTGCTGCTGCCTTGAGTCATGATTTGATGTGGCAACATCAAGAAAGATTTGCGGTATTAATGTTGGATGTGAAAAACTGCCTGATTGGCACTCAAGTAATTACCATTGGTACAGCGACAGAAACTCTAGTTCATCCTCGGGAAATATTTCGAGAAACAATTAGGCAAAGTGCAACTAAATTAATTGTGGCGCATAATCATCCTTCGGGAAATTTAGAACCTTCGCAAGCAGATTTGGAATTGACTGAACAATTATTACAAGGAGGAAGTTATCTTGATATTCCTTTATTAGATCATTTGATTTTGGGCAATGGTAATCATCAGAGTTTACGACAAATTACTGATTTATGGACTCGTTATCCTCAAGGAGATTAAATACAATTTTTTACCAGTGAGGATTTTGAGCGATAAGTTTGGTTGCTTCCTCCGCATTGAGAGGTTTAGCAAAAAGAAATCCTTGACCAAAATGACAACCTAACTCTCGAAGTTGAGTCAATTGCTGCTTAGTTTCAATACCTTCAGCTACCACATTCAATTTCATTACATGGGCAATACTGAGAATAACTGGAACTAAACCCAGATTATCAGGAGTTCCATCAAGATTTTGAATAAAAGAACGATCTATTTTTAAAGTGTTGACTGGAAAAGTTTGCAGTTGGCTAAGAGAAGAATAACCCGTGCCAAAATCATCAATACTAAGCTTAATGCCACGCTCTTGTAATTGCCGAAGCAAAAGTTTAGTCGATTGTAAGTTTTGCATCATCGAACTTTCGGTAATCTCCAGCTTAATTGAGTCTGAATCAAGTTTAGTTTTTGCAAGGATGCGATCGATTTCTTCTACTAAACTACTTTGACTTAGTTGTTGTACAGCCAGATTAATATATATGTTGAGATGAGTAAATCCTTGCTGCTGCCACTGAGAAAGTTGATCACAAGCTTGCTCGATGACTAAGCTACCAATCGAACAGATTAAACCAGTTTCTTCAGCAACGGGTAAAAATGAGTCGGGAAACATTAATCCGTGTTGAGGATGTAACCAACGAACTAAAGCTTCAAAGCCAACAATTTTTCCCTGAGCTAAATCGACAATTGGTTGATAATAAACAAGCAACTCTTTTTGCTTAATGGCTCGATGTAAATCCGTTTCAATTTTTAACAATTGATGGGCAGCGTAATACATTGTCGGTGTAAAAACCTGATATTGCCCTCTTCCTAAGTCCTTAGCTCGATACATAGCTGTATCAGCATCTCTTAAAATATGTTCAGGTTGTTGATAGTCGGGATTGATCAAAACAATACCAATGCTGACATTGATAAAAATTTCATAATCAAGGCAATAAAATGGTTGTTTCAAAAGACTGATGATTTGCTTTGCTGTTTCAATTGCTTGATTAAGCTCGGAAATTCCAGATAAAAGAATAGCAAACTCATCTCCACCTAAACGAGCAAGGGTGTCTTTTACTGAGACTATGTTTTGCAATTGGTGAGCAATTTTTTTTAACAGTGCATCTCCTACTAAATGTCCGAGAGAGTCGTTGACTACTTTAAAGCGATCGCAATCGAGAAACAACAGTGCAAATTGATAAGCAGAATCGATTTTAGTTCGATAGAGCGATTGTTCTAATTGTTCCATGAACTCAGAGCGGTTAAACAGTCCAGTCAGATCATCATAGATTGCCATCTGTCGCAGTCGTTCGTTAGCACTAAGCAGTTGTTGTGTGCGTTGTTTGACTCGTTCTTCAAGCTCGTTGTTTAATTGAACAATTTTTCGTTGTGCTGCTTTTAAGGCTAACTGGTTATGTACTCGCACCAAGACTTCTTCAATTTGAAAAGGTTTTGTGATGTAATCTACTCCTCCAATTTGAAAAGCTTTTACTTTGTCGAGAACATCATCCAAGGCACTTAAAAAAATAATTGGCAGTGTAGTAGTTGTCGGATTTGCTTTGAGTTTTTGACAAACTTCATAACCACTCATGTCAGGCATCATGATATCGAGCAAAATTAAATCTGGTGGCAGAGCCTGTACTGCTGTTAATGCCATTTGACCATTGGTTGCTTTACGAACGGTATAACCTTGTTCGGTTAACATAGTTGATAGTAATCGCAAATTTTCCAAGGTGTCATCTACAATGAGAATGTCTTTGGGCAGAGATTGATCAGCTTGATTTAAACTGGGAATTTTCTCGCTCATAATTATTGTTAAGCTGCTGTTGAAAAGTTGAGAATTTTAGCGGTTGGATAATTGAGTTAGGTTAATAATTTCGTCAAATTTAAAGTTTTCAATCAGATTGGTGAGAGCCTCTGCTAAATCTTGCTGTTCTGCTGGAATGAGCTTAATTAATTGAAGTAATTGAAGATCATCTCCTTGAGAAGCTCTTTGAAAAACTTCTTCAAGCCATTCTGGTGACATAGTTTTAAAACTGTCGCTGTTTAGAGTCAAATGAGCAGATGAATTGTTTGGTGACTGGGAATGTGATTGATTATTGTCTTTATAGATATATCGCACTCCCAAATACTGAGCCATTTTTTCAAACAACTCCCCATGACGAAAAGGTTTACGAACAAAATCATCACATCCAAAAGCAAGAATTTTTTGACGCTGTTCTTCAAAGACGCTGGCGGTAAGAGCAATAATCACAGTTGCTTGTCCACGTAAAGAAGATTTAATTCTTTTGCTAGCTTCAAGACCGTTCATTACGGGCATTTGCATATCCATCCAGATCAAATGAGGTTCCCAACTTTCCCAAAGTGCGATCGCTTCTTGACCATTAGCAGCTTCTCGAACCTGAAATCCAATTGAACTAAGGATTTTTACCATCAGATTACGATTAGTAGGTTTGTCTTCTACAACTAAAATACGAAACTCTGGTTGATCGGGAGCAAGTGCGATCGCTATTTGAGATTTTCTCAGGGATGTTTCTGGGTTAACTGGTGCGCTAGTGATCAAGGGAATCGTAAACGTAAAAGTTGTTCCTTGCCCGACTTGACTATTTATAGTAATTTCGCCACCCATCAATTCTACAAATACACGACTAATCGATAGTCCTAATCCTGTGCCTTCCTTTGATTGCCAGCCTGCTTGTGCTTGTTTAAAGGCAACAAAGATATTTTCTATTTCTTCTGGAGAGATACCAGGTCCTGTATCTTCAACACTAAAGTAGAGCATTTGTTCTTGAATCGATACTTTTAGCTTGACTTGTCCTTGTTCAGTAAATTTAATGGCATTGCCAAGAATATTAATCAGCACCTGACGAAGTTTGTTGCGATCCGTTTTGATGTATTGAGGAACATCGCTATGAAGATTAAAAGACAATTGAAGTTGTTTGTATTGAGCTTTAAGTTTCAGCAAATCCTCAAGTTCAATGAGCAGGTTATATAAGTCAAAACTAGTTTCGTTAAGAAAAGTTTGTCCTGCCTCAATTTTGGACATTTCTAAAACGTCATTGATCAGGCTTAATAAGTGTTCGCCACTAGAATCGATAATATTAATGTATTCTTGATGTTCTTGAGAAAGATTAGAAGCTCTTTGCATCAATTGGGCATAGCCAAGAATGGCGTTGAGAGGAGTACGCAGTTCGTGACTCATATTGGCTAAAAATTCGCTTTTGGCACGATTAGCTCTTTCTGCCTCGTTTTTAGCGAGTCTTAATTCTTGTGCTTGTTGTTGAGTGCGTGCTAGTAATTCAGCTTGTTGCACAGCTACACCTAACTGTGTGCCAACTTGAATCATGATTTGAATTATGCCTGGTTGCCATTGACGAGGAGCAGACAACTGATAGGCAAACAGTAATCCCCAAAGATAATCGTTATAGAAAATTGGCACAACCAGATAAGCTTTAGCCTGTAGTTGTTCTAATAATTTTAAGTAACACTGATTAAAACCAGATTCGTAGATATTATTAACAGCGCGATAACTATTTTTTTGAACAAAAATTCCTCCTTGGGAGTCTTGTAAATAAGTATCTTTAAGCGTCTTGATCGCACAGTTTTCTTGAGCGATCGCAATACTGGTTAAAGTCGTGTTTTCTTGCTGTTGAGAGATAACTTGATTCCATCCTTCAGCAACAGATTCAGCAATTAGTTCCCCACTCCAATCAGATTTAAATTGATAAACCAACA from Stanieria cyanosphaera PCC 7437 encodes:
- a CDS encoding tetratricopeptide repeat protein: MAQTQIIKPLGFVLQQAGLISPEQVRIALRTQNQLPERKIGEILAIKGWIKPETAYFFAEKWPKILLKSQKLPIGQYFKAAALLNETQIDNILQKQQKTGQKFGAIAVVEGFISQQTLDFFLEQLELAKLLKQENFNFSITNNPRDYIPYIKDYLLRNKNCEPTTLLKLYRQIWHQGEVLASGSNEEIELINSGLIVRKGNKIKIAQSVYKSVLNLNWIEQELVRLQPYGQIRLKLFGLESKASLPYKVLTEVNYWTSKQPFLTQKLYQLIKERESFIPKGKETVIIEELVQNHIIENWQQQIAGSHLQEISDRILNNQHCSPVALLKLYKKVWQQREVSVNNSPEQNELIQIGLLKQEQGKVTVANRIYQTVFNQGWIESQLALLNPSPTNNSAITIVPKTQSAKTKRDYSKISLAFLSLLVLGSLCLFGFNILAKNREAKMFEQANNLLQKQEYQKALAIYNQVLKTNGNYYQAWTNRGYALAGLKQYDKMLQSCVSATVIQPQADYAWNCQGEALHNLKQYQQSLVAFDKAIAINPKEAIFLINKSDSLNKLQQEQAALDTINQAIEILENSQESVENSQIAGNLKVAFYYKGQTLLRQQQYQEALQAYQQALQYDPNYLPAQWGKGIALKKLKRYSEATSEFNQILQRLDLSATQRATTWFYLGLNLCDAMNLSEAIEAFQTAIELQPNYEAAQTAQARCQAKLN
- a CDS encoding COP23 domain-containing protein, which encodes MRSRTKRAKLSLLANLCATPTLALISLALAAVPSKATNVEIKCSTQEQIPTVVAHNSQQEVAILQFLPQYFAPQNALTNCQHTAQTLQNKLQQNHLSYLTSEVVDQQSVVCTVERRGKGCTSPQAEVLFSLATKTAPNQVLYELLGKQFKSAEPFNPRTVSRIYTKIDRSWWDFWRF
- a CDS encoding two-partner secretion domain-containing protein — its product is MKLLAWQTIVFSSLSVSLFLALSPAQAQITPDNTVDTQVNQTNNVWQIDGGQTRAGNLFHSFENFSLPTNQTAFFNNSAQITNIISRVTGGALSSIDGLIKANGVANLILINPNGIQFGANARLDIGGSFMGSTASSVKFADGTFFSANELQTPPLLTVSVPVGLQWGQGNGAIKVTGEGHNLSEASVGFSPFIRGEVNGLEVKPNQTLALLGNGITLEGGTLTAEGGKIELGSVANGLVNFNFSDQGLTFSYENVANFANLEMRSLALVDTSGTGSGTINLQGKNISLTDGSVALILNEGEQPAGQLTAEATESITISGTNLDGEIGSGLYTEAISSGKGADIIIKTGQLSLQTGGAIFADTFSSGAGGNVRIDASNSIAINGFSSINPNTFSIITSTTFGSGDAGDVTISTQRLTAFDGGNLTSTTGGLQGTGSGGNVLVNASELVELVGVTPGVFTPSQITAGTGGTGNAGTVTINTQKLVLRDGGRIDASTLASGNAGSVTVNASDAIEVSGTVPNSLNPSLIISSANLVDKPLRELLQLPDAPSGNSGDVTLNTPKLNITDGAQVTVRNDTVGNAGTLRVNADNIFLSNQGSITATTKDGIGGNIELEAKTVQLNNGLINASVLGSGGGGTIKIKASELVDVFGSGNQDLRENIIFPIIQGTVDQINPTQGIIAVANSNGKPGSISIDTNRFNVINGGLVVSSTLGSQPAGNIDIQAKQVDVATSLLVASTFGSGNAGNITIDTEKLNISDGGEFLVTTFASGNAGNLTVRAKDSVELVGRSPGDGLFASGLVASSEAQPVPAEGNSGNLSITTSQLTIKDGATASINSLGFGNGGTLKINADSVVLENQGTLQATTTFGQGGNIQINADTVLINQGLINGSTFAQGRGGNIEIKASDSLQIIGSGLDFLQENFISTQSINLELLQNIDLVTVLQGILAGTAGEGDAGNITITTQQLQLNQGGLIGTATIGSGNAGSVFINTESLLADGGIISASTLATGTSGDVTVNTNNLTLRNGGQIVSSTLANGDAGNLTINADEFVELSGSAFNGNFPSALSAGGQPLATATGNGGNLTITTPQLKIEDGALVSVSSIGSGNAGTLSIKANSLFLDNQSAVSASTASGTGGDILLTIADEIQLRNTSLISAQAGGIGNGGNISIDSGAIALLENSGIEADANQGMGGNIQLDTLGLFVCQTCRISASSNLGVDGIIDIITPAGEANLEIVDLPLEFNQVEEVVELSCQPNKNQIGSQFVITGRNGLPPRPSDPLSSPALTDFDNNYQADNLNHSQPASNSPLPPPALGWYVNSQGVVVLSANPSDHNPGYSGLNSPNCQSVGNSKKDY